In Schizosaccharomyces osmophilus chromosome 1, complete sequence, the genomic window GGATCTCTATTTGGTTTCTATAATGAAGTTTTCCCGAGACTTAATTGAACTTTGCAGTATATTAAGTCAACCCCTCGATCAATGCGTATTCTTTCACACTTTCCGATTTTTAAATTGTTTCTACTTAATGCCTACCATCACAATACTTGTTGCCGTTTGATCGTTGCAATGAGGGTTGCCTAACCTCAAATTAGCAGTATGCATGGTAGGAGACAACATGGAAATCCGACATATTATAgacttttaattttctactatttcttttcgttttcgtcttcacttggaattttttttttttcaagtgCTGATGTGAAATACAAATGGGCCCTCATtcgaaaataaataactcACAAATATTGAATTATGTCGCATGATAGAAAGATCAAGTCCACCACTACCAGAAAGATATTCGGGAAAAGATTAATAATCAATACGGCACTAAGTAGAAAAGGCAAAGTCACAACGTTATAATATATAACTCTCATTTTGGGTAAATGTTCTGTTGATATTGATTAAACATTGGAACATGTTGTTGACCAGAATCAGGTAATTTTTGCTGCATATTTGAATACATATCTTGACTGTAAACATTTTGTGGAGCATTGTTTAGTTGAATGGTATCGGGAGTAGTCCTTGTGGCTGCCACAGGAGGACGCATGTCCGTTGAGTTTCGGGCCATCGTTGGATTCATTATAGAGTATTGGGTTTGCGGGTAAGAATTATAAGAGTTCATTAAATCTTGTTGCGATCGTAAGGTATTCACGACTGTCGGTGAGGCACGTTGTCCATTGGGATTCGCTCCGTTATCAAAAGATttgtttggaaaagaattatcCAAGCTTGTAGAGTTAAAATGACCGTAAGGTGAGTTCTGAGGATTGGACTCTGCATTTTGTACTGGGTAAGAAGGTGCTTTGGATTGCGACTTTTGAAACATCTGTCGAAGCACCTCATAATGAGGTTCTAAATAAGGCATGCCTTCAGGGCAAGTCAAAGGAGGTAACGTGGTTTGTGTTTGTCGCCCTGAAGCCAAAGACGCCAAGAATGCAAGGTTGTCTTTGATGCGTCTCATGTACCTATTATTTAGTTAGCTGTTTTGGTCCTTTCGGATCTCCTTTAAATCTTGCAAATCGTATCTAGCACATTTATATTACCTTGTAAGCATTATAGCCATTTTACTCTGTATGTCTGCATCGCTAGCgtacaatttttttatctgATGTAACTCGGCACATCTCCATAACAGATGgctatttatttcaagtaGTTTGTTCAATCGTTCATGATCCTGTAAAGTTGTACTCACGTTACCGCTAGCCGTATTcatattttcctttttttatcgTTGCCtgaaaaaccaaacttCAACCACAGTGATACGTCTAAAGTATGGataaataatttataataaaagcaGAATCTCCATAAAATCCGAGTATATAATCTTGTACAAAGGAAAGTTATAATTCAAGGAATTGGCCAAAACGTAGGGTTTAATTATACGGAAATATTCAAAACTCACAAAAAATCGGCATTGGCTTTCAATGTTTTATATTTCATATTTTATTAAGTAAACAATAACATTAAAATTTTAAATGCTAAGTATAGGATGCTTGCTGATTaccaaaagttttgaaacAAGGGGATTAGCTTGTTAGTTTTCGTGGTATATGTTAAATGAAATCCCTTCATAAAGCAGCTCGCATCAAAAAAACGTAGACTCATTCatacaaaacaagaatgaAACCAATTTCATAAACGAATAAAAGACTAAATAATGAGGATGAACAATAGATTCATCATGtattatttaaaaagatAACTAAACAAGTAAAGTAAACCTAGGAGTGCTTgtagttgaagaaaatcctCTTATGTAAACACACTTGAAAGGTAGATGGTCAATTTCGAAATGAATAGAGTAATAGGCAGATCctccaaaagaattaataaatagatattttataaaagaatgtaCATCTGATAACGAAGTGTTCCTGAATatagcttttcattttattttttcgtAGAAAAGCATATAAGCTTCCACCTTAGAAACCTCTTCCCAGGTAGTTTTCGAGACCATATTGTCACTTATGTATAACCATTGACGTTCTTTGCTTCCTGGTTCTGTTTCAGATTCCGGCGTTTCAGATGTTGGAGACGCAGACCTATCCGCTGGAACATGCTTGTGAGACAACACATAAGCGACGTAATGGCCGTAATTCAATGTCCCTGAATGGGTAACGACACCAAACAATCTATACTTATTCCCTTCTAATGATTGTAGCGTGGGCATAACAAACTCGTTGACGTCTAGTTCTTGGTCAAACTGTACAAACCCagtgattttttttggatcgCAACTTCCATCAGCCGAAAAATAGTGATGAAACCGCTTCAAGTGAATCACAAACACGGGTGGTAACGGTGAATCAATTAAGAGTCGCTTATAAGCTTCCCGATAAGTGAAATCCACAGAACAATCGCAAGCACTTTCATCTTCAGTGTTTTCTTGCGATACACTATTATGATTAGAGGAAGATTTACAGTCGCAACTACGACCACAAGACTCGCAAGCAAACATATTGTCGCCACTTAACTCTTCTATGCGAGTAAAGTTGCGTAAACAGTCAACAATGGTATTTGGCTCATTTATACAAGAACTATTGGCAATCATTGATTCTGGAAAAATGAGAGATGATAAATTGTTAGACTGTTTTTGCGACCGACGAGAATAATTAGATCGATTACTCAACCTCcgaaaactttgaaaatatgaACTACCGGCTGATTTTTCATCCTCAGCGGAATGTTCATTAGGCGTCTCAGACTTATCTCCCTGGGAGTCATCAGccttatttttttcgttttcaggATTAACATCATCAATTATAATTTTTACGTCTGGTACCCCAGTTGGTTTCTTTGGTGATCTTCCAAAACGAGACCGCAGCGCACGATGTAAGCGATGACGCTTGCTCAAGCTTTTTGAATGCGCATGTATAGATAAAGAGAAGTCTTGTGTAGGCTCATAGCTTTTGCTAACTTCCTTGCAGTTTTTACATAAAATAAGACTTACAAGGCGACCTGTGAATGAAGAATCTATCACTGTATGAGCAGAATCTTCATCTAGAATCATCGAAACTTCAGAATCATTTGCAAAAGATGCTGCAGACTTGTCAAACTTTGGAGAGTGATTATTTATCTTGTTAATTCCATCATGGGAGGAATCTTCCTGCGAGTGAAGGTTAAAATCTCGTCTATTATCCCTTTTGAAAGGATTGTTGGAACCAGTTATGACGAAGTCTTCGTCTGGCTTTGTTTCACTTATGTTGACAATGCTTGATTGAATAGagtcaattttttttaacgaATGATCCTCCTTGCTTACACAAGGAATAGGAGAAGTACTAGGGGAATGTGTATACGAAGAAGCAGAATTAGCGCCCACAATGGGGGAGTCCTCTTTTATAGGAGTAGCCAAAGGACTGGCAGACTTATGGTTATTGTTTGATTGATGTCCATTCTCAGAAGGAACTTTTGAATGCGATTGGAGCAAAGGTGGCTCAATATTGTTAGCGGCTTTAgcaacttctttttcctcatTTATTAAATCATTAAGTAAGTACCTTAGAAGTTCATGCGCGTCCTGTTGAACTCCCTCAGTAAACTGAGGATGACGGGATCGAAATTCgctaaataaaattccTGGGCGAAAAACGGTTACGGATCCGTCCGCTTTGTAAAAGGATTCCATAAACCTTACAAATGAGGAAAGCAACGAAGAATCTAAATGATTTTCGAAATGTAACTTTGGATCCCTATCTGGATGGAAAGGATGCCGACTAATACAGTCGTGAAGGTGTTCAGATGAAGATAAGACTTGCAAAACAGAATTAAAGTAGCATGTTGCACCCATGTTTTTTAAACCAGGATGAATGATATGCAGCTTTGGAGAGGAAgaggatttgaaaaaatgtttcGAAAAAGTGGATGATTTTTCCTGAGACTTTGCATTTAGTGAAGTATCTGGTGAAATATCTTGTTGCTCAGAGGAAACAGAAGAGACAAGGTTGGTGCGGATAAACTGAGAAACGTCTCGAATTACcatgttctttttgtcgAAGGGAAGGACCTCCATGTTGCATGCATAACAGAAGCTTTTCAGTGTTATGATATTTACGAAAACAGAGTGCttgttatttttcttatagTGAGTTAGCGAATGATTATCATTGTGGGCACAAAATAAATAGCCACAATTAGTACAAATATTTAGTTCATAATCCTCATTCGTCCTTGAACCGACCGCACAAAGGAGGCATAAGTGCTTGCTTGGGTCACGAAGAGTCCGGGCGTTATTCTTGATATAAGAAAGTTTCACGcccttttttaaatgcaAACATGATTTCACTTGGGAAATCATTT contains:
- the snf30 gene encoding SWI/SNF complex subunit Snf30, translated to MNTASGNVSTTLQDHERLNKLLEINSHLLWRCAELHQIKKLYASDADIQSKMAIMLTRYMRRIKDNLAFLASLASGRQTQTTLPPLTCPEGMPYLEPHYEVLRQMFQKSQSKAPSYPVQNAESNPQNSPYGHFNSTSLDNSFPNKSFDNGANPNGQRASPTVVNTLRSQQDLMNSYNSYPQTQYSIMNPTMARNSTDMRPPVAATRTTPDTIQLNNAPQNVYSQDMYSNMQQKLPDSGQQHVPMFNQYQQNIYPK
- the ubp7 gene encoding ubiquitin C-terminal hydrolase Ubp7 — its product is MNTHEALSMQIREEASQLSTREEMISQVKSCLHLKKGVKLSYIKNNARTLRDPSKHLCLLCAVGSRTNEDYELNICTNCGYLFCAHNDNHSLTHYKKNNKHSVFVNIITLKSFCYACNMEVLPFDKKNMVIRDVSQFIRTNLVSSVSSEQQDISPDTSLNAKSQEKSSTFSKHFFKSSSSPKLHIIHPGLKNMGATCYFNSVLQVLSSSEHLHDCISRHPFHPDRDPKLHFENHLDSSLLSSFVRFMESFYKADGSVTVFRPGILFSEFRSRHPQFTEGVQQDAHELLRYLLNDLINEEKEVAKAANNIEPPLLQSHSKVPSENGHQSNNNHKSASPLATPIKEDSPIVGANSASSYTHSPSTSPIPCVSKEDHSLKKIDSIQSSIVNISETKPDEDFVITGSNNPFKRDNRRDFNLHSQEDSSHDGINKINNHSPKFDKSAASFANDSEVSMILDEDSAHTVIDSSFTGRLVSLILCKNCKEVSKSYEPTQDFSLSIHAHSKSLSKRHRLHRALRSRFGRSPKKPTGVPDVKIIIDDVNPENEKNKADDSQGDKSETPNEHSAEDEKSAGSSYFQSFRRLSNRSNYSRRSQKQSNNLSSLIFPESMIANSSCINEPNTIVDCLRNFTRIEELSGDNMFACESCGRSCDCKSSSNHNSVSQENTEDESACDCSVDFTYREAYKRLLIDSPLPPVFVIHLKRFHHYFSADGSCDPKKITGFVQFDQELDVNEFVMPTLQSLEGNKYRLFGVVTHSGTLNYGHYVAYVLSHKHVPADRSASPTSETPESETEPGSKERQWLYISDNMVSKTTWEEVSKVEAYMLFYEKIK